AGGTGATCGACGAGCTGGCGCTATATCAGCAAACCCAGCAGCGTTCGCTGGAAGCCTGCGCGCAAGCCCTGGGGCTTGCCACGCTGGCATCCTGAGATTACTTAGTCAGCAGGGACTCGATATCCTGCAGCAGTTGCTCAGCCTGAGCGGACGGTAGCACCGCATCAACCGGTAGATACCACCAATTGGGCTGGGCAAAGGCGCGACACTTCACCGCGTCCTTCTCCGTCATCAACAGCGTTTGATCTGCATTAACCAACGCCGCCAGCTGTTCCTGCTGATATTCCTGATGATCGGCAAACGCCACTTCCTGCACGACTTCGACGTTCAACTTTTCCAACGTCGCGAAGAAACGCGGCGGATGGCCGATACCCGCCATCGCCACCACGCGCGGCAGCTCGGCCGCCGGGCGACGTTCACCGCTCAGCAGGTTCACCGCATCACGCGCCTGCAGGCGCATGGCAATTTCCCCGGCCTGCGCCACGCCGCCATTGGCGACGCGCGCATCGACGCTGCCAAGCCGCGCAGCGCGCTCGCGCATCGGCCCGGCCGGCAACCACCAGCCGTTACCGAAACGACGCACACCGTCGATGACCACCAGCTCGAAGTCACGCTGTAAAGCGTAGTGCTGCAAGCCGTCGTCGGTGATGATCACATCCAGCGGCTGTTGTTGCAGCAGGGCCTGCACCGCCTCGGCTCGCTTGGGTGCGATCGCCACAGGCGCACCGGTACGTTGATAAATCAGCACCGGCTCATCGCCCGCCTCGCGGGTCGACGTATTCTGACCGAGCACCAGCGGATAAACCGCCGACTTGCCGCCGTAACCGCGTGACACCACGCCAACGCGATAGCCCCGTTGTTGCAGGTGTTCCACCAGCCAAATCACCATCGGCGTTTTGCCGTTGCCGCCGGCGGTGAGGTTACCCACCACCACTACCGGCACCGGCGAACGCCAACTTTTACGCAGGCCGCAGCGGTAACTGAGACGGATCAGCCAACTGAACAAGCCATAGAGCCACGAGAGCGGCAATAGCACCAGATAAAGCAACGAACCGCCGGACCAGATGCGCTCAATCATTATTGACCAAACTGCATGCGGTGCAGCTGCGCATAGGCGCCCTGCCGCTCAAGCAACTCGGCGTGTTCACCGCGTTCGACGATGCGGCCGTCCTCCACCACCAGGATCTCGTCCGCCTTCTCAATGGTCGACAGACGGTGCGCGATCACCAGTGAAGTGCGGTCTTTCTGCAACTCGTCCAGCGCGGCCTGAATGGCACGCTCGGATTCGGTATCCAGCGCAGACGTCGCCTCATCCAGGATCAGGATCGGGCAATCGCGCAGCAAAGCACGCGCGATGGCAATGCGCTGACGTTGGCCGCCGGACAGCATCACGCCGTTTTCACCGATCACCGTATCCAGACCGTTTTCCATCTTGTTGATGAAGTCCATCGCGTACGCCATTTCCGCCGCTTTCTCAATCTGCTCGCGGCTGTATTCGCTCTCACGCGCATAGGCGATGTTGTTGGCGATGGTGTCGTTGAACAGGTGCACGTTTTGCGAAACCAGGGCCACCTGATTGCGCAGCGAGGCCAGGGTATATTCACGCAGATCGTGGCCATCCATCAGGATTTCGCCTTCCTGAATATCGTAGAAGCGCGTCAGCAGGTTGGCGATGGTGGATTTACCCGAACCGGAACGGCCCACCAACGCGACGGTCTTGCCTTCGGCGATTTTCAGGTTGATATCACGCAGCGCCGGCGTTTCTTTGGCCGGGTAGTAGAAGGTGACGTTGCGGAATTCGATATCGCCTTTCGCACGCTTCACTTCGCGGGTGCCGGTGTCTTTTTCCTGTTCCATATCCAAAATGGAGAACAGCGTCTGACAGGCCGCCATCCCTCGCTGGAACTGGGCATTGACGTTGGTCAGCGACTTCAGCGGACGCATCAGCGCGATCATCGACGAGAACACCACGGTAATGGTGCCGGCGGTCAGGGTTTCCATCACGCTTGGGAAGCTGGCGGCAAACAGCACGAACGCCAGGGCCAGCGAAGCGATCAGCTGAATGATCGGATCGGAAATGGAAGACGCGGAGACCAGTTTCATGCCCTGTTGGCGCATGCGGTTGCTCACCGAGTTAAAGCGCTCGGTTTCCACCTGCTGGCCGCCGAAGATCAGCACTTCTTTATGGCCTTTCAGCATCTGCTCGGCGCTGGTGGTTACCTGCCCCATGGTGTTCTGCATGTTCTTGCTGATGTTGCGAAAACGCTTGGACACCAGGCGAATGGCGATGGAGACGATCGGTGCCAGCACGATCAGGATCACCGACAGCTGCCAGCTGTAGTAGAACATCATGATGAACAGGCCAATGATCGAGGCTCCTTCACGCACCACGGTCACCAGCGCGCTGGAAGAGGAGGAAGCTACCTGCTCGGAATCATAGGTAATGCGCGACAGCAAAGTCCCGGTGGACTGCTGATCGAAGAAGGCCACCGGCATTCTCATCATGTGGCCAAACAGGCGGCGGCGCATTTGCATCACCACCATGCCGGAAACCCAGGAAATGCAGTAGCTTGAAACAAAACTGGTCACGCCGCGCATCAACATCAGCGCAATCACCGCCAACGGCATCCATACCAGCACGCTGCTGTCGGTTTTTCCAAACCCATCGTCCAATAGCGGTTTAAGCAGAGACAGCATCAGCGTGTCCCCCGCTGCGTTCATAATCAACGCAATGGCGGCCACAATCAGCCCGGTCTTAAAAGGAGTGATCATCGGCCAGAGTCGACGGAACGTCTGCCAGGTCGAGAGATCTTTATCATTCATCATGCAAATACCAGCATCGGAAGAAATAGCGGCCTATTTTACTCATTATCACCCTCTACGCCAAACCGCTGATGGTACCAACGGGGCATTAATTGTTCGCGAAAGCCTTTAATTTGCCAATCGTTGTCGAAAAAAAGTACCGATAACTGACCGGAGCGCGTCGTATCGCGCCATTGGATGCCATTTGCCCGGTATCTGGCGACCACTTTCCGCGCCGGCAATCGCCATTTGTTGTAACGCGATGCGGACGCCAGCGCCGCTTCGGGATTGACCGCGCGCAGAAACGGCGGCGTCGAGGACGTCTTGCTGCCGTGATGCCCCACCTGCAACACCGTAGCCGCCAAGCGATCGCGCCGCAACCGTAACAGCTGCGCCTCCGCCTTCTTTTCCGCATCGCCGGTGAGCAGCAAACTGAATTGCCCATCGTCGATGCGGATCACGCAGGAGTCGTCATTGACCGGCCTTTTGCGCGTTTTCGGTGGCCACAGCACCTCGAATTGCAGCGATTGCCAGCGCCAACGCTCACCGGCGACGCAGGGCAAGTGTCCTTCCCCGCGTATCGGGCTGCGCACCGTCGCCTGAGGAAATGCCCGCCGCATCACCGGCAGCCCGCCGATATGATCGAGGTGAATATGGCTGATAATGATCTGCTCCAGTTCAATATTCCGCCAGTTCAACATCGGTAAGATATGCCGTTCGGCGGCGCTGCCCGCGGGCCAACGATCGCCGGTATCGTACAGTATCCCCTTGCCGTTTTGCTCGATAACCACCGCCAACCCGTGCCCGACATCAAGCATATCGACGCGCCAGCGATAGTCCGGCGCTTTGCCACGCCACAACACGCAGCATATCGCCACCGCCGCCAGCCCCGGCGCATAGCGCCACCACCAATGAAAGCGCCAGCAGATAACGATAAGCCATCCCGCTATGCTGGCCAGCAGCGAGGCGGCCCCCAAATCCACCCAACCGCGTTGCAGGTAATGCAGCGGCACAAACACCCCGCTCAACGTGAAATCTGCCAACCACCAAAGCCCGTAACTTAGCGAGGGGAGGACGCCGCCGATCACCGCCAGCAAAATCAACGGCACCGTCACCAATGAGACGATGGGCACCGCCCAAAGATTGGCGGGCAGCGAGGTCAGCGTCAGACCTAAAAACAGCGCGACCTGCATCGGCACCAGCAACAACGTCATGCCCAGCTGAATATGCAGCCAGCGCACCGGCGCCCAATACCAGGCAGACCGGAATCGCTCACCGAGCGGCGCCCATTCAAACCAAAAAATCAAACACCCCACCGCCAGCACCGACAGCCAGAAACTGTCTGACAAAACCGCCAACGGATCGCACAGCAAAATCAGCCCGATACACCACAACCACACTTGCCAGGAAGAACAATGAACGCCGCGCAAGCGCAGCAGCATCCACAGCGTCATCGCCAACGCGGTACGCACCGCCGGCGGCTGGGCGCCCACCAACCAAACATAGATCAGCGTCGCCACCCAGCCTGCGACCAATGGAAAGCGATAGCCAATCAAATGGGCGGGCAAAAAAAACTGCAGCGCGCGCAACGCGGCCCAGAACAAAATGGCGACCATCGCCACATGCAACCCTGAAATGGCCATCAGGTGAGCGATGCCGGTCTTCAGCATCAGCGTGCGCAAAGCCTGCTCCAGCGCGGTTCGTTCCCCAAACGCCAGCGCCAGCAATACCGCCTTGTAACGCAATTCACCGATGTTGGTTTCCGCATGGCTGATGATGCGCTGGCGCAGCCCGCAATCGCCATCCAGCAAACGAGCCTGCCTGACCCGCCCCGTCAACGGCTGGCGCTGGGCGATCGCCCAACGTTGGCTGTCAAATCCGCCTTCATTGAGCTTGCCATGTACCGGCCGCAGGCGCAGTTTCAATTGCCAACGCTGCCCGGCGCATAGCCGCTGCTGTTCGGGAGCCCACGTCGTGGTAAACGCCAGCGCAGGCGCCAACCAATGACCGTCGACCCGCTCGATACGCATCAGCGTCTGTTTACTGGCGGCGGGCTCCAGCGCGACGCTGCTCACCTGCACCACCGCCGTCACGTCCGGCATGCGAGTTAAGCGATCCATTTGCCCGATCAGGCTGCCGGCGTTGAAAACCGCCCATATGAATCCCAATCCCAGGCAGGCCAAATAGCGGCAGAATGGCCTGCGCGTGCGCAGCAGTAAACAGACAACAAGCACGAGCGGCCACAGCTGCCATTGCTCAGGCAACTGCGGTAACACCAACAGCGGCAGGATGCCGCAGATAACGGCGAATATCGCCAGATCAAGCGAAATTTTGATCGCTCTTCTCCCATCGGCTCCGCCATGAGCAAAAGCGCATCACGGCAAGCAAGCAGGATCATTCAGGCGACATGTCACCGCCAGCGGGCTTTAACGAAGATGCGGTTAACATGGCAGGATAAGAGAGATCTATGCAGGAGCCACATCGTAAATGCGGCGTAGTACGCAACTCGCGAGCATATCGCGGAGAATCGCAGGCGAAAAAAACGGCGCCTTACAGGCACCGTTTTATATTCTTTTCAAGCAACAACGCTATGATCAGTCAGCGACTAGCCATAGATATTGGCGCGGTCACGCAACTCTTTGCCTGGTTTGAAGTGAGGAACGTATTTGCCGTCCAGCTCGACTTTGTCACCGGTTTTCGGGTTGCGGCCTACACGCGGGGCACGGTAGTGAAGAGAAAAACTGCCGAATCCGCGGATCTCAATGCGTTCGCCCTCGGCCAGCGTAGCGGCCATGTGCTCAAGCATCTCTTTCACTGCATCCTCAACGGCCTTCGCCGGAATATGAGATTGCTGGCCAGCAAGTCTTTCAATAAGTTCAGACTTGGTCATAGTACCTCCAAGCTTTGCAGCTAAACTACCGTATCGGGGCGGTCAGCGACCGCCCCCCGTCATTACTCGCCTTTAGCCGCTTTGAAAGCTTCAGCCATTGCGTTAGAGAAGTTGCCTTCTTCCTGTTTGTTGTTAACAGTTGCGATGGCGTCTTTCTCGTCAGCTTCGTCCTTAGCACGCACGGACAGGCTTACAACGCGGTTCTTACGGTCAACGCCGGTGAATTTAGCTTCAACTTCGTCACCTACGTTCAGAACCAGAGTTGCATCTTCAATGCGGTCGCGAGAGGCTTCAGATGCACGCAGGTAACCTTCTACGCCGCCTGCCAATTCAACTGTAGCACCTTTGGCGTCAACTGCAGTGACTTTACCAGTAACAATAGCACCTTTCTTGTTCATAGACAGGTAGTTATTGAACGGGTCTTCAGCCAGTTGCTTCACGCCCAGGGAGATACGCTCGCGCTCTGCGTCAACTTGCAGAACAACCGCAGCGATTTCGTCGCCTTTCTTGTATTCACGTACTGCTTCTTCGCCTGCAACGTTCCAGGAGATGTCAGACAGGTGAACCAGGCCGTCGATGCCGCCGTCCAGGCCGATGAAGATACCGAAGTCAGTGATAGACTTGATTTTACCTTCAACGCG
Above is a window of Serratia nematodiphila DZ0503SBS1 DNA encoding:
- a CDS encoding ComEC family protein; the encoded protein is MSLDLAIFAVICGILPLLVLPQLPEQWQLWPLVLVVCLLLRTRRPFCRYLACLGLGFIWAVFNAGSLIGQMDRLTRMPDVTAVVQVSSVALEPAASKQTLMRIERVDGHWLAPALAFTTTWAPEQQRLCAGQRWQLKLRLRPVHGKLNEGGFDSQRWAIAQRQPLTGRVRQARLLDGDCGLRQRIISHAETNIGELRYKAVLLALAFGERTALEQALRTLMLKTGIAHLMAISGLHVAMVAILFWAALRALQFFLPAHLIGYRFPLVAGWVATLIYVWLVGAQPPAVRTALAMTLWMLLRLRGVHCSSWQVWLWCIGLILLCDPLAVLSDSFWLSVLAVGCLIFWFEWAPLGERFRSAWYWAPVRWLHIQLGMTLLLVPMQVALFLGLTLTSLPANLWAVPIVSLVTVPLILLAVIGGVLPSLSYGLWWLADFTLSGVFVPLHYLQRGWVDLGAASLLASIAGWLIVICWRFHWWWRYAPGLAAVAICCVLWRGKAPDYRWRVDMLDVGHGLAVVIEQNGKGILYDTGDRWPAGSAAERHILPMLNWRNIELEQIIISHIHLDHIGGLPVMRRAFPQATVRSPIRGEGHLPCVAGERWRWQSLQFEVLWPPKTRKRPVNDDSCVIRIDDGQFSLLLTGDAEKKAEAQLLRLRRDRLAATVLQVGHHGSKTSSTPPFLRAVNPEAALASASRYNKWRLPARKVVARYRANGIQWRDTTRSGQLSVLFFDNDWQIKGFREQLMPRWYHQRFGVEGDNE
- the lpxK gene encoding tetraacyldisaccharide 4'-kinase, which gives rise to MIERIWSGGSLLYLVLLPLSWLYGLFSWLIRLSYRCGLRKSWRSPVPVVVVGNLTAGGNGKTPMVIWLVEHLQQRGYRVGVVSRGYGGKSAVYPLVLGQNTSTREAGDEPVLIYQRTGAPVAIAPKRAEAVQALLQQQPLDVIITDDGLQHYALQRDFELVVIDGVRRFGNGWWLPAGPMRERAARLGSVDARVANGGVAQAGEIAMRLQARDAVNLLSGERRPAAELPRVVAMAGIGHPPRFFATLEKLNVEVVQEVAFADHQEYQQEQLAALVNADQTLLMTEKDAVKCRAFAQPNWWYLPVDAVLPSAQAEQLLQDIESLLTK
- the msbA gene encoding lipid A ABC transporter ATP-binding protein/permease MsbA; translated protein: MMNDKDLSTWQTFRRLWPMITPFKTGLIVAAIALIMNAAGDTLMLSLLKPLLDDGFGKTDSSVLVWMPLAVIALMLMRGVTSFVSSYCISWVSGMVVMQMRRRLFGHMMRMPVAFFDQQSTGTLLSRITYDSEQVASSSSSALVTVVREGASIIGLFIMMFYYSWQLSVILIVLAPIVSIAIRLVSKRFRNISKNMQNTMGQVTTSAEQMLKGHKEVLIFGGQQVETERFNSVSNRMRQQGMKLVSASSISDPIIQLIASLALAFVLFAASFPSVMETLTAGTITVVFSSMIALMRPLKSLTNVNAQFQRGMAACQTLFSILDMEQEKDTGTREVKRAKGDIEFRNVTFYYPAKETPALRDINLKIAEGKTVALVGRSGSGKSTIANLLTRFYDIQEGEILMDGHDLREYTLASLRNQVALVSQNVHLFNDTIANNIAYARESEYSREQIEKAAEMAYAMDFINKMENGLDTVIGENGVMLSGGQRQRIAIARALLRDCPILILDEATSALDTESERAIQAALDELQKDRTSLVIAHRLSTIEKADEILVVEDGRIVERGEHAELLERQGAYAQLHRMQFGQ
- the ihfB gene encoding integration host factor subunit beta, which produces MTKSELIERLAGQQSHIPAKAVEDAVKEMLEHMAATLAEGERIEIRGFGSFSLHYRAPRVGRNPKTGDKVELDGKYVPHFKPGKELRDRANIYG